The DNA region ACAGTTTTTATAGGTTTTGGGATGTCTAACAATTAAATAGAGTCGTGTAATTGCtttgttatcattattattaaaatttaaataaggattaataaatttaaaaagaagtcatttaaaatgtataatacttGTCATTTTTCTTTCGACTACACAGTCATTAGCTTTAatcttaacaaaaacaatacaagTAATTATACTTACCCAAGCCATGACGCCTTTTCAAATTCGAAGTAAAAAGCTGCTCCCATTGAAACCATCGAAACGCACATTGTGATAGaagaaagtaataataatggcCTTCGTCCAGCTCTGTCCACTAACATCGTGCTGATTCCATTGCTAAACAATTGCACTGCACCCACAATAATAGTTGCCGTCATTGGGTTTAATGTGCTAcctattaacaaaatattgacATATACACTCAAATTCGTACACAAAGAAACTTTAAACGTCACATAGTTGAAAAGTGTatgaattttataagtattgaCTGTTCAAACATATCTAGGATAGAAGACCTCTTGACTGAATCTCTAataaattgcattatttattgcCTTTACGTTTACGTAatcctattatattttacatgtaaCTTATACATTCCTATATTTGTTTCTTCACATAACATTCACGGACGCATTTCTGTACTGAAAttgtttcaattaaataagCTAATCAAAAACTTGAGGTATCGCTTATCATATCGAAATTAGTTGGATATACCACGACCAATATATAGAGTACACAAACCTGCATTTTGGAAGATTTCTACTGTAAAGTATATGATGGTGTCGATACCGCTAAACTGTTGCAGGAACAACAACGCGAAGCCAATAATTAGCGGCTTGGTTACTGAAGGCGAAAAAAACACCTCTCGTGTGAACAAACTCCTTGGAGGGTCTTCTACTGGTTTGAGGCTGTTACCGCTTATACTTTTTACAGGTCTGAAAGGGAACGATAGCTAAGTTGAAGTTaaggataaaatataaattttaatattctctaTGCTTACCAGTTAAATGATGCCACAACAATTTATGTCCAGGCGAATGATATATGACACATGAATAGGTCTCTcgaagttatataaaaaaacagattaGCACTTTTATGCCCACCTAATTGTATGCAACGAgatgtaaatatgtattataaataggaAAACTTACTCCTGTGTTTCTTCATTAACAGTAGCCACAGCATGCTTTGAAAGATGGAGCCACTTCATGGCATACTCGTTGTCTATGCCTTGGGTTTCTAACCACACAGGTGACTCGGGTAGTGGAATTAAAACTACGAATAGCGCCGCTGGATAAAAGCAAAGGATATAAAATGTGTCATGTACACACGTCAAGTCCTAGTTagaactattttatattttaatgactattttaaatagatgATATTTTTACTACAAATCATAGCTCCGGCGCCACCTAATTTTGTGAGCTTATCTTAGTacctatatttaattttaaaaactatattatttgcCTTTTTGGTTCTCTAGAGAttctgttatttattatttacgacTTTAATGTGTGACAAGAGTAACTACGAAGTAAGTTGAATAACATTCATAACAGTGTAACGTAAGAGcaatgcaattaattttaaccataaataaatcacTTACCACAAAATGTGGCGGACAGAAATGCAAGATATCTCCAGTAAAGCCAGCTGCCTGCGATGTAGGAGATGAGAATTCCCAGTGACATAGACAGTGTAGGTAAAGAGCCAAGTTGGCCACGGATCTCTGGATCGCAGCATTCACTCACCTTTCGTGAAAAAGTagttaacttaatattttattgattacagTAAGCAGAAAAATAGTCTATGTCAAAACGAAGAAGAAACGTGTCAATAAGAAATCGAAATCGACCACGTTATCATatcaaattcatttatattttatctttttcaaTTGTGCTGTCATTCAACTCAATCATCTTTTCAACATTACCGACATTTTATTCCCATTACTATTGTTTATTTCCGTTTTGGATTAAAGATAACTTACATATACTTGTGTGGGTGCAAGCACTAGGCCGATTCCTAGACCGGACATAATCCTTCCCAATAGCACTATGGGAAAATTAGGTGCGAAACCAAGGATGAGCCATCCAGCTCCCCACAATGGTGCTGTCAGCTGTAGGGTCCGTCTTCGACCCGCATGATGCATTAAAGGTCCCGATAATAAACTGCCCAGAAATGACCCCAATGGTGTGATTGAACCTgtacaatttcaatattaaacttCTTTAGTTTTGTTAAAGTATTATAACCCC from Pieris brassicae chromosome 2, ilPieBrab1.1, whole genome shotgun sequence includes:
- the LOC123720100 gene encoding facilitated trehalose transporter Tret1-like; protein product: MTKLSTAFLKQLWLTIAASLAFLIIGLVRGYSSSALPSIESHDPGLMQSSEQKSWIGSITPLGSFLGSLLSGPLMHHAGRRRTLQLTAPLWGAGWLILGFAPNFPIVLLGRIMSGLGIGLVLAPTQVYVSECCDPEIRGQLGSLPTLSMSLGILISYIAGSWLYWRYLAFLSATFCAALFVVLIPLPESPVWLETQGIDNEYAMKWLHLSKHAVATVNEETQEPVKSISGNSLKPVEDPPRSLFTREVFFSPSVTKPLIIGFALLFLQQFSGIDTIIYFTVEIFQNAGSTLNPMTATIIVGAVQLFSNGISTMLVDRAGRRPLLLLSSITMCVSMVSMGAAFYFEFEKASWLGYLPIMSLVVFMLGFSLGFGGLPFLLLGELFPKHYRSQLSAMASAVNLSSMFVVLKSYHPLEHIITSAGTFWMYAAFSALAFFFVVFFVPETKGKSLAEIEQHFRGKKHQESIDLQNVQTKF